Part of the Clostridium sporogenes genome, TCTAAATTTACATTCAGAAATTTGTTTTTTTGAATTACCTTATAGAGAATTAATAACCAATAAAAGGTTATCTCGATTGTTTTGCCATAATTTAAAGGAATCTGGTATAATTGATATTTGCAATGAAAAAAATACTGTATCAGGCTTAAGTTTAGGAACAGTAAGTCATTATATTCCTTGTATTCATCCCTATATATCTATATTGGATAAAGATAGCTCTATAAATTACTTTACTGAAGAATTTGCAAATGAAACTTTAAAAGATCATGCTCAGCAAAATGCTTTTAAAGCTTGCCAGGCCTTAAGTTTAACTGCATTAGATTTAATCCAAAATGATACACTTTTAAAAGAAGTAAAAAGGGAATTTTTTACTAAAATGGAATAAGAGACTAGCTAGCTAGTCTCTTACTTGATAAATATTTTATCTTTGCAATTAAATTATTGCTCGGCTCAAAATAAAACTTCTTAGTATTATTTCCATCTTTATAAACACAGCAATAAGTATCTCTATTTAATAAAGAACATGTATATTTTTTAGATTTACTTATATTTATTTTTGATCTTAATCCAGCACATTTACCAAAATAAATTATATCTTTTAACTTTATATTTTCTACTACTTTATCATAATTTCCTTTTATCTTATGAATTATGAACTGATCTGCTATTATAAAATATGAATACTTTATCTTACATTTAAATACTTCAAAAAAACTTACCAATATAACTATACATAACAAAAAAATATTTAGCATTTCATCTAATCTATAACTAGATAATTTAATATTTTTTAAAAATTCCACTAAAAATAAAATTCCTACTAATAAAATAAGCATAAAAAATAAAACCGGAACTCTTCTTCTAGCCACAGTCTCTTTATACATATTTCCCATTTTATAAACCCTCCAAAATAATATCAAATAATTTTAAAATTCCTTTACGCTCAAGATTATACTAAGCTTTTAAACATTAATCCACCGTAATATTTGCCGTTTAACTCATTTTAAAGCTCTTCCTGCCAATTAGGATATGCCTTGCTTTATATATCTCTATTTTACTATAATTTTATCTAAATAACTTTAGCTATAGTTAAAATTTAAACAATGTTTTTTATTTTATTTTTAAACTATTAAAATATATTAATTTTATAAATAAATATACGGTTCTATGCTGTATAATATATATTATTGGTTCTTATAATTATAAGTTAAAACATTAATAAATTTTATATATGGAGGTGATTTTTATGATTTCAATTTATAAAAACACTGAAGAAGACAAAACAATAAAAAAATTAGATAACATAGAACCTGGTACTTGGATTAATATAGTAGCACCTTCGGAGCAAGAACTTATTTTTGTATCAAAAAAAACTGGAGTTACTTTAGATTTTTTAAAAGCTTCTTTGGATGAAGAAGAAACTTCACGAATAGACATTGAAGATAATAATATGATAGTAATCTTAGATATACCATTTACAGAAATGGAGGATAATTCATTGACTTATGATACTTATCCTTTAGCTATTATAAATACACCAAATAATATTATTACTGTATGTTTAAAAAATAGCAAAATTTTAACAGACTTTTTTAATAATAAAGTAAAATCTTTTTATACTTTTAAAAGATCTAGATTTATTCTACAAATATTATATAGAATAGCCAGTTATTTTCTTTTATATTTGAGACAAATAGATAAAAAAAGTTTGATGATAGAAAAAAAACTTCATAAATCTATGAAAAATAAAGAACTTATTCTTTTATTATCTTTAGAAAAATCTTTAGTTTATTTCTCTACCTCTCTAAAAGCTAATGAGATAACTTTAGAAAAAATGTTAAAATTAGATATAATACAAAGATATCCTGAAGATCAAGATGTGTTAGAAGATGTTATTATAGAAAATAAACAGGCAATAGAAATGGCTAATATATATAGTAATATTTTAAGTGGAACTATGGATGCTTTCGCATCTGTTATATCTAACAATCTAAACATAGTTATGAAATTACTAGCATCTATAACTATAGTAATGTCTATACCTAATATAATTTTTGGCTCCTTTGGGATGAACTTAAATGGTATCCCTTTTAGTAAGTCTTCACAGGGATTTGGACTTGCTTGTGGGGTTACAGCTATATTATGTATAGTTTGTATAATAATATTGAAAAAAAAGGACTTATTCTAATGGATTGCATAATAATTAATTATTAGGAGTGATTTAATGTTATTAAAACATTTAAATAAAGGAGATACTATAGGAATAGTTTCTCCTGCAAGTCCTATTGAAAAAGATGTTGTTTTAAAAAATATACAGGTATTTAAAGACTTAGGTTTTAATATTAAACTAGGCAACCATATATATGATAAATGTGGTTATTTATCCGGTAAAGATATAGATAGAGCTAAAGACTTAATGGATATGTTTACAGATCCATCTATAGATATGATTCTTTGTTCAAGGGGAGGCTATGGCTCTATGAGAATACTTCCTTATTTAGACTTTAATATTATAAAAAATAATCCTAAAATTTTTGGTGGTTTTAGTGATATAACAATTCTATTAAATTATATAACTTCTAAATGTGACTTTACTACTTTTCATTGCCCTATGCTTTCATCAGACTTTAATAATATGTATACTTTGAAAAGTTTTCTAAAACCATTAATGAATGATTTTGCATCTTATGAAATATCAAATCCTAATTTTGTTCCTTTATTATCTAAAACTAATGATATAGCAGAAGGTGAGCTGGTTGGTGGAAATCTATCTCTTATATGCAGTACCTTAGGTACTCCTTATGAAATTGATACTGTAGATAATATTCTATTTTTAGAGGAAATTTCAGAACCACCTTATAAAATAGATCGAATGTTAACTCAATTAATACTATCTGAGAAAATTAAATCTTGTTCTGGACTTATATTAGGTCAATTTTCAAATTGTAATATAAATAATCGTGGAAAAGGTTTCTCTCTAGATGAAGTTATATTAGATAGATTATTACCTAGTAATAAACCTATTATAGCAAACTTAATGTCAGGGCACTGTGATCCTAATTTAACCTTACCTATAGGATCTAAAGTTAGATTGGATTGCAAAAACAAGTTAATAAAAGTTCTAAATTATTAAAAAAAGAGCTTTAGTATACTAAAACTCTTTTGGAGGCGCCACCCAGATTTGAACTGGGGATGAAGGCTTTGCAGGCCTCTGCCTTACCACTTGGCTATAGCGCCATATTCAATTCAACATAATCTATTATATCAGAAATTTTGAACTTGTCAACATTAAAATTAAAAAACTAACCAAATTTTTGGTTAGTTTTTTAAAATTGCTTTTTCTAAAATACTACCTATACCATCATGAATAACTAGATCAGCTCTTTTATCATAAGGTGTTTCTCCTTTATTTATTAAAACTAACTTTCTACCCTTATAATAATTAACTAATCCAGCTGCAGGATATACTACAAGTGATGTACCACCTACTATAAGCACATCTGCATTTTGTACATAATATATAGCTTTATTTATAGTATTCATATCTAATCCTTCTTCGTAAAGCACTACATCTGGTCTAACTATGCCTCCACATTTTTTACAATGTGGTATATCTTTACTACTATTTCCAGTATTCAATATATAATCTAAATTATATTTTTCTCCACAATTAATACAATAATTTCTATGGACACTTCCATGTAACTCTAATACATTCTTAGCTCCTGATAGCTGATGTAATCCATCAATATTTTGGGTTATTATAGCTTTTAATTTCTCTACTTGTTCCAATTCAGTTAAAGCATAATGAGCTAAATTAGGTTTTGCGTCTTTAAATATCATCTTATTTTTATAAAATCGGAAAAATTCTTCAGTATTATCTTTAAAAAAACTATGACTTAATATTGTTTCTGGTGAATAATTCAATTTATTTTTTGATTTATATAATCCACCATTTGATCTAAAATCCGGAATATTACTTTCCGTAGATACTCCTGCTCCACCTAAAAACACTATATTTTCACTATTATCTATAATATGTTTTAATTTTTCTAACCTCATATTATCATCTCCTAAATAGGTTATTAATTAATTATTATATACTAATTTATATACGCTGTAAAAATAGCAATTAAAAAACCTGATAATGGCAATAGTAGATTTAAATAAATATAATTAAAAAATATTTTCCCCAAAAATTTATATAAAAAAATAAGAACCCATTTAACTGAGTTCTTACCTTAATAATCATCTGGCAACGACTTACTCTTCCACAGGGCCTCCCCTGCAGTACCATCAGCGCTTTGAAGCTTAACCTTCGTGTTCGGCATGGGAACGGGTGTTACCTTCAAGCCATAATCACCAGATGCTAATTTACAGAAATCTACGATTTCGTTTTAAATTAGTGCTCATTAATATAATGAGTTTCCTATGAAAGAATGTTCTTTCAAAATTACACAGTGAATTTTATTTTGGTCAAGCCCTCGACTTATTAGTATCAGTCAACTTAACATGTTGCCATGCTTACATCTCTGACCTATCAACCTGGTGTTCTTCCAGGAGTCTTACTAGCTTACGCTATGGGAAATCTCATCTTGAGGTTGGCTTCACGCTTAGATGCTTTCAGCGTTTATCCAGTCCCAACATAGCTACCCAGCTGTGCCACTGGCGTGACAACTGGTGCACCAGAGGTTGGTCCATCCCGGTCCTCTCGTACTAAGGACAGCTCCTCTCAAATTTCCTACGCCCGCGACGGATAGGGACCGAACTGTCTCACGACGTTCTGAACCCAGCTCGCGTGCCGCTTTAATGGGCGAACAGCCCAACCCTTGGGACCTACTTCAGCCCCAGGATGCGACGAGCCGACATCGAGGTGCCAAACCTCCCCGTCGATGTGGACTCTTGGGGGAGATCAGCCTGTTATCCCCGAGGTAGCTTTTATCCGTTGAGCGATGGCCCTCCCACGAGGTACCACCGGATCACTAAGCCCGACTTTCGTCCCTGCTCCACCTGTATGTGTCGCAGTCAAGCTCCCTTCTGCCTTTGCACTCTTCGCGCGATTTCCGACCGCGCTGAGGGAACTTTTGGGCGCCTCCGTTACTTTTTAGGAGGCGACCGCCCCAGTCAAACTGCCCACCTAACAATGTCCCGTGACCAGATTCATGGCCGCCGGTTAGAACCCCAGTACTGTCAGGGTGGTATCCCAAGGATGACTCCACTCAGGCTGACGCCCAAGCTTCCAAGTCTCCCACCTATCCTGTACAGACAATACCGAGATTCAATGCTAAGCTACAGTAAAGCTCTACGGGGTCTTTCCGTCCAATCGCGGGTAGCAAGCATCTTCACTTGCACTACAATTTCGCCGGATTTGCTGTTGAGACAGTGCCCAAATCATTACGCCATTCGTGCGGGTCGGAACTTACCCGACAAGGAATTTCGCTACCTTAGGACCGTTATAGTTACGGCCGCCGTTTACTGGGGCTTAAGTTCACACCTTCGCTTACGCTAAGTGTTCCCCTTAACCTTCCAGCACCGGGCAGGCGTCAGCCCCTATACATCAGCTTTCGCTTTAGCAGAGACCTGTGTTTTTGCTAAACAGTTGCTTGGGC contains:
- a CDS encoding magnesium transporter CorA family protein, which gives rise to MISIYKNTEEDKTIKKLDNIEPGTWINIVAPSEQELIFVSKKTGVTLDFLKASLDEEETSRIDIEDNNMIVILDIPFTEMEDNSLTYDTYPLAIINTPNNIITVCLKNSKILTDFFNNKVKSFYTFKRSRFILQILYRIASYFLLYLRQIDKKSLMIEKKLHKSMKNKELILLLSLEKSLVYFSTSLKANEITLEKMLKLDIIQRYPEDQDVLEDVIIENKQAIEMANIYSNILSGTMDAFASVISNNLNIVMKLLASITIVMSIPNIIFGSFGMNLNGIPFSKSSQGFGLACGVTAILCIVCIIILKKKDLF
- a CDS encoding S66 peptidase family protein, translated to MLLKHLNKGDTIGIVSPASPIEKDVVLKNIQVFKDLGFNIKLGNHIYDKCGYLSGKDIDRAKDLMDMFTDPSIDMILCSRGGYGSMRILPYLDFNIIKNNPKIFGGFSDITILLNYITSKCDFTTFHCPMLSSDFNNMYTLKSFLKPLMNDFASYEISNPNFVPLLSKTNDIAEGELVGGNLSLICSTLGTPYEIDTVDNILFLEEISEPPYKIDRMLTQLILSEKIKSCSGLILGQFSNCNINNRGKGFSLDEVILDRLLPSNKPIIANLMSGHCDPNLTLPIGSKVRLDCKNKLIKVLNY
- a CDS encoding NAD-dependent protein deacylase; the protein is MRLEKLKHIIDNSENIVFLGGAGVSTESNIPDFRSNGGLYKSKNKLNYSPETILSHSFFKDNTEEFFRFYKNKMIFKDAKPNLAHYALTELEQVEKLKAIITQNIDGLHQLSGAKNVLELHGSVHRNYCINCGEKYNLDYILNTGNSSKDIPHCKKCGGIVRPDVVLYEEGLDMNTINKAIYYVQNADVLIVGGTSLVVYPAAGLVNYYKGRKLVLINKGETPYDKRADLVIHDGIGSILEKAILKN